A part of Chanos chanos chromosome 9, fChaCha1.1, whole genome shotgun sequence genomic DNA contains:
- the echdc1 gene encoding ethylmalonyl-CoA decarboxylase: MALFAASRNTMNKTSHAVFKFLRHGRGACSSTSPSSESEFREKLRAFPGGSIDLVKRESGIAVLTVNNPARMNAFSGGMMLELEERITELEAWSEGKGLILQGAAGTFCSGSDLNAVRAISNPQDGMKMCLFMQNSLTRLLRLPLISVALVEGMALGGGAELTTACDFRLMTAGGVIQFVHKHMGLVPGWGGAARLVRIVGSQDALKLLAGAKKVDLDFGKQIGLVDDVLGPLAGEGTALQEAEQWLNQFTKGPAAVIRAAKRVVVSGRELPLVEALRTERDVFGTVWGGPANLEALARKSKHK, from the exons ATGGCACTGTTTGCTGCGAGCCGaaacacaatgaacaaaacTTCCCATGCGGTTTTCAAGTTTTTGCGACATGGGAGGGGAGCTTGCAGCAGTACCAGCCCATCCTCTGAATCGGAATTCCGTGAGAAGCTCCGGGCTTTTCCTGGTGGTTCCATTGACTTGGTTAAACGCGAGTCTGGCATCGCTGTTTTGACCGTCAATAATCCAGCTCGCATGAATGCGTTCTCAG GCGGGATGATGCTGGAACTCGAAGAGCGGATAACCGAGCTGGAAGCGTGGTCAGAGGGTAAAGGTCTAATCCTACAGGGAGCTGCCGGAACTTTCTGCTCTGGGTCAGACTTGAATGCAGTCAGAGCAATATCAAATCCTCAG GATGGAATGaagatgtgtctgtttatgcaAAATTCCTTGACAAGGCTTCTCAG GCTGCCACTCATCTCTGTGGCCCTCGTCGAGGGCATGGCCTTGGGGGGCGGGGCCGAGCTCACCACAGCTTGTGACTTCAG GTTGATGACGGCTGGTGGCGTGATCCAGTTTGTCCACAAACACATGGGTTTGGTGCCCGGGTGGGGTGGTGCCGCGAGACTGGTCCGCATAGTTGGCAGCCAGGACGCCCTGAAGTTGCTTGCCGGTGCTAAGAAAGTAGATCTAGACTTTGGGAAACAGATTGGGCTGGTTGACGACGTCCTGGGACCTCTAGCGGGAGAAGGGACTGCCCTACAGGAGGCAGAGCAGTGGCTAAATCAGTTCACCAAAGGCCCCGCTGCCGTAATCAGAGCGGCGAAGAGAGTGGTGGTGTCTGGGAGagagctccctctagtggaggctttgagaactgagagagatgtgttCGGGACCGTGTGGGGAGGCCCTGCCAACCTAGAGGCCCTAGCCCGCAAATCCAAACACAAGTGA
- the LOC115820763 gene encoding E3 ubiquitin-protein ligase rnf146-like yields the protein MASCGEVDHSAGSLAPSRKGAGETCSGSGGLSPSLPVPECAICLQTCVHPVRLPCRHIFCFLCVKGASWQSKRCALCRQEVPDDFLERPTLLSPEELKASARGQGTGEYAWYYEGRNGWWQYDERTSRELEDAFSKGKKTTEMLIAGFLYVADLENMVQYRRNEHGRRRKMKRDVVDIPKKGVAGLRLDADAVAQAAVRENSADGADASVSRGVGSVQGTSSGRPPASLRAPPTSTTSSSPDHSSSLESAFDQLQISPSVAQQRGVIGEEEDRDESSSPRESSDLNTSVEELASSSEEEEDEEEEEGEAEGEETQGRHRLYQLGSNPVNRSPPGGHSTAATTTGVRGRRPDGQCTVTEV from the coding sequence ATGGCAAGCTGTGGTGAGGTTGACCACTCTGCTGGCTCGCTAGCACCCAGCAGGAAAGGGGCCGGCGAAACGTGCTCCGGATCGGGAGGGCTCTCGCCATCTCTGCCCGTTCCGGAATGTGCCATTTGCCTCCAGACGTGCGTCCACCCCGTGCGCCTCCCCTGCCGGcacattttctgtttcctgtgCGTTAAAGGAGCGTCTTGGCAGAGCAAACGTTGCGCCCTCTGCAGACAGGAAGTTCCCGACGACTTTCTGGAACGACCCACCCTGTTGTCACCTGAGGAGCTGAAGGCTAGTGCAAGAGGACAAGGCACGGGCGAATACGCCTGGTACTACGAGGGCCGTAATGGTTGGTGGCAGTATGATGAGCGTACCAGTCGTGAGCTGGAAGACGCCTTCTCCAAGGGGAAGAAGACCACGGAAATGCTGATCGCCGGTTTTCTGTACGTGGCCGACCTGGAGAACATGGTGCAGTACAGGCGAAACGAACACGGCCGGCGTCGCAAGATGAAACGAGATGTCGTGGACATTCCCAAGAAGGGCGTGGCCGGATTACGGCTGGATGCGGACGCCGTCGCACAAGCCGCGGTACGGGAAAACTCTGCCGACGGGGCGGACGCTTCCGTGTCGCGCGGGGTGGGATCCGTTCAGGGCACTTCCTCTGGTAGACCCCCCGCCTCTCTCAGGGCTCCGCCCACAAGCACCACCAGCTCCTCCCCTGACCATAGCTCCTCCCTGGAGAGTGCCTTCGACCAGTTACAGATCAGTCCATCTGTTGCCCAGCAACGAGGGGTTATCggagaggaggaagacagagacGAAAGCAGCTCTCCCAGAGAATCCTCTGACTTAAATACCTCAGTGGAGGAACTGGCGAGCAGCagcgaggaagaggaagacgaggaagaggaggagggtgaAGCCGAAGGAGAAGAAACACAGGGCAGGCACAGACTGTATCAGCTGGGCTCAAACCCAGTTAACAGATCGCCTCCCGGTGGTCACTCCACCGCCGCTACCACCACTGGCGTGCGAGGGAGAAGGCCAGACGGCCAATGCACAGTGACTGAGGTGTGA